TATGTGTAATGAATGATTTTTTAATTAATAGCGTTTTGTTTTTTTTTATCATTTATCCTAACCTAAAACATTATAATAACAGCCGCCACCACTAAAAAAAAGGCCGCAAAGAAACACTAAGATTTTATTTCAATCTACTTAGCGTTCCCTTAGCGGCCTTCGAGGTTATGCTGTGTCTTTAGATGATATTAATTTTGATTATTTACCTCATTACTCATCCTCATCACAACACCATAATTTTCTGAGAAACAGTTTGTTCTCCACTTGTCAATGTTACAATATAAAGTCCCGGTGCAAATGATTCCAAGTTTAAATCAATTTTATTGGTGGAATTATAATTGCGTGTGATTAATTGTTTACCATTTGAATCAGACACCTGAACTAAAACAGGGCTTGATGAGGTGTATTCAATACTCAATACAGATGTAACAGGATTTGGATATACATTTAGGTTGGAAGCCAATTCCTGATTTATTGATGTTGTGGAATATTTGTTTTTAGCAAATTGCGAATTATCACAAACAATTTCTGAAACAACACTTGGAATAAAGCCGGCTACATAAGTATCAGTTAACGTATTAAACGCAACCATTTTGAGTACATTACTAGTATCAATTGCTGCTAACATAAATGTTCCGGTATTTTGATCAAAACAAGATGAACCACCAACGTAATACGGGAACTCAGCAAGATCTCCGCGGTTAATAATATCGCCCGTTACTTTATCTATTTCAATAATATAACGACCTAAATAATTAAATGATGAGTCATAAGTATCATTTAGCGCGTATATTTTTTCACTAACATTGTCAAAATTAACACAGGTAATATTATTAATTGGTGCTGTAGTATTCAAAATCGTTTTTGTAAAATGAAAATACAGTATCTCTAACAGGAATGGCATATAAACACAAAGCAGGATCGGCAGTGAAACCTGCATAATAAATAATACCATTATTCGAATCAAAACCTATAGCATCACTAATTATTCCAATAGCATAAAGGTTCGTAAATAGTACCAATCAAAGTTTCTTCGCTTGTGTTAACATCAAATTCATAAATATTAATATACTCTTCAGTTTCCACTATAAGATTATACATTTTGCCTGTGCTCATATCAAATTCTGATACATTAGAAAATGCAGAACCTTCCATTAAACTTTCTTCAGCGGTTCCCGAATTATAGGAATCAAGCCTGAACTGTCGCCTGAAATTCCAGTGAGATAATATTTGGCGTTAAAGGCATCAAATGCTGAAGAGGCAAAATAATCCGTCCAAATGGTTGGAGTTACCACAACAGATAATGAATCAAGTGCTTCCCACTGAATAAGGTCAATTTTCCGGTTGAGTCGTTAACCGAAGCTCCGATGAGATTGATTTGGGCGTTAGCTCCGGTGTTGAAGGCAATTACTATTGCAATGCCAAGTATAAGTTTTTTCATGATTCGTTTGTTTCCCTCCAAACACCGGGAAAAGAAGAATGTTAAAGTTTTAACAATAATTTCCACAAATCCCCTAAAACCGCCAATTTCCGTTATAACCCTCATTTGAATATTCTGTAGTATCGTTGAAGGGCGCGATGTCCTACGCACGCTATAAAAACTCCGGGCACTCAGTGGGCTGTTCCCTTTGCATTTCCTTTGTGGTTTCGGCTGTTCATTTTGGTACTAGGACTTTGTTTGACGCACAATACAATAACGCAAATTAAATTTAACGCTTAGCACCAATAATACTCCAAATAAAAAATTTCTTGTAACCCCGTTGTCGTGGAGTTTTTAACTCCAGACGCCACCCCGGTCTCAGACCGAAGGACGTGAACTATGAAAGTGTTTAATCTGCATCTGTTGTATTAAACTGCTAATTAATTATTTCATATCTTTATAATCAGTAATCCTATATGAGCACAAATTTTCCCTGCATCGGAATTGGCCGTGGCAAACGGCAATTCATATATGCCATAGTGTTTTGTTTTTACCTCTTGCTTTCCAATTGGAACACAGTTGTGTACGGCCAGCATTTCGATTGGAGTTGGGCAAGTCAAGTTCATGGCACACATACGGATGCTATTAATGAAGTTAATTCCAATATTAAAGGAGATATATTGGTAACCGGAACATTTTACAGCACAGCAATTGAT
The genomic region above belongs to Bacteroidota bacterium and contains:
- a CDS encoding T9SS type A sorting domain-containing protein — translated: MNTTAPINNITCVNFDNVSEKIYALNDTYDSSFNYLGRYIIEIDKVTGDIINRGDLAEFPYYVGGSSCFDQNTGTFMLAAIDTSNVLKMVAFNTLTDTYVAGFIPSVVSEIVCDNSQFAKNKYSTTSINQELASNLNVYPNPVTSVLSIEYTSSSPVLVQVSDSNGKQLITRNYNSTNKIDLNLESFAPGLYIVTLTSGEQTVSQKIMVL